Proteins co-encoded in one Myxococcus xanthus genomic window:
- a CDS encoding beta-ketoacyl synthase N-terminal-like domain-containing protein, protein MDVKRRQLLAAVEAHRRQAPPAVRVEPATGVQPVAIVGLSGYLPGCMSVEAFWRALDRDQPLLQEIPRARFDIDAHFDPDGSDPSKSHSRWGGLIPRIEDFDPEFFGVSHGEAARMDPRQRLLLMSAYNTFENAGYAPETLRESRTGVFVAVEDNEYLAHLQSAGVEMADPFGHSPSMVASRLSYFFDLRGPSEVINTMCSGAAVALHRAVVALRNGEVEQALVGAANLLLRPELFVSLSRLGQLSRGKEVWSFGERASGYLRAEGVASVLLKPLDRAERDGDAIYAVIRNSAVAFNGRGGTSIASPSAASHAALIQECYQTAGVDARAVEYIEAQGMGTPVADIAEWDACNRALRELAQRQGVSLEAGQCRISTLKPMMGHMHSASALGALFKVIRSLETDTVHGIIGFDQPNRFLDQDVQPCRLARESSAWRRKGQPRLAGVHSYGSGGVNAHLLIEEYLPRRDARPPDGHGPQVVPLSAGAPDLLPGMARSLRQALDAQPSGSVHAVARTLQQGRDALRFRVAFVAESVADLQAQLQAYEEGRRSSTALEGVAEPGVEDRPNGEGDTEPRSAAQRWVQGGAVRWSRSGGADAFERMRLPGYPFALRRCWVEGRDTAAPVHASTGVLFQLKRVNGDRHQVRVSFDGGEFLFRDHQVATTPILPGAAYLELARAAAVACDFTHPSELTDVVWQHPLREDARGDVRVVFSEAGTGQVSFQVVSQSHGTVGGETVHVRGQLASSSHPREAPRRLPELEGRCPERLDGDAAYQWLTQAGLEYGPGFRGIQHCRFGEGEVVATVVLPAGADAGNDAVLHPSLLDSALQTCVLLQLARRRRDERMPEVASAPAIVPFSLSRVTVHRALPRVMVVHSRFVPAGSESAPSFDTVLLTDDGEALATLQGVCFRPSPQAAKEAGRIEAEQYVWREREVDATANGALAPVHRISLRLGRDLDIPGSETLPVEGLNPAEVMLSAMDAVLQRLRALEHSGPRAPCRVEIWCDRGSPAAVCEGLWSFLQSLQLEHRNVEGQVVRLDDVGGRHWVEEVVERERRQGRGDSAVTYRGRKRFVRAAVRVPWPVPASRQELLAQGRKTYGVVGGGALGLALAHWLVEQCDADVIIASRSGRPLSAGPQASSRLRWCKLDVTDPRDVEQAVGEWAREARLEGLFFTVGHVEPGPALAKTDRELRRTLAPKCLGALNLLEQCHRLPCRFVALFSSQASRGEYQHSDYAAANGFLNGLADGFGAEGAPRFTNRLGEPLSVISLSWPQWRDGGMRLSRELSELLASSQGLIPMPNQVGFTALREVVRGGMRHVAIQYRLSEQPRKEAVVPAQAVDADARAKAEQTVRDVVGSYLGQPAHALDMEAELSALGVTSLAIVELGLALHRRHGIRVQPARFFQYTTPSQLRDFVAQELSKRASPAHAQVAAPESRTRAAPHERTEPIAVVGIHARFPGAEDVDAFWRNIVEGKRCLSEVPASRQEALLALAGDGSDVTRPRWGGFIEGVDEFDPRFFSISPQEAELMDPQQRLLLASVWSALENGGLIPEQFARTSTGVFVAAAPGEYPRVVSIPVSHPLGTTAVTASIAPNRISHVFNFKGPSEYCDTACSSALTAVHRACQAIRSGECEQAVVSAINLLLSPTTFTGFEAMEYLSVDGSCRPFQPEARGFVRSEGVGTLVLKPLSRAVADGDIIYGLVRGSGVAHGGRGLSLTAVNPLGMKDAIVSAYRAAGVSARTVSYVEAHGVGSPLADGAEVEAIKAAFREVDERARDGEPHVCHLSSLKPCIGHGELVSGMAALIKALMALRHAVLPGLPGFTQWHEDISVADSPLKVSSDSQPWRTPAGAEPSPRRAGVNSFGFGGVNAHVLLESFAADTRLAGGREGPRLFVFSARTADRLQEVARRLSSFLASNSDIVMADLAYTLQTGRHAFNCRLAVVARDRNELAAALSTYLASPERTSWAGTPIHVGEVDGSTRLGKFLSEAAGASLVESLLAEQGLERLAEYWVLGGHVPWARLHEGADVKRIPLPTYPFARERYWLASGCADSQASAHEVPLSPKGRGVEAISEAIREQLSLALSVPRAQLGDHVNARDLGADSITMMRLAQVLARTLGVDVRLRDLVDRSTIAAIASHVATLVRGREPRVEDTVPVAVPEQDALDMLKEGLLSIEDVAARLENDAHDNA, encoded by the coding sequence ATGGACGTGAAACGTCGACAGTTGCTCGCGGCAGTGGAGGCACATCGGCGGCAGGCGCCTCCCGCGGTCCGCGTGGAGCCCGCGACGGGGGTGCAGCCCGTGGCCATCGTGGGGTTGTCTGGCTACCTGCCTGGCTGCATGTCCGTCGAGGCGTTCTGGCGGGCCTTGGACCGCGACCAGCCGCTGCTTCAAGAGATTCCTCGCGCGCGGTTCGACATCGACGCCCACTTTGACCCGGATGGCAGCGACCCGAGCAAGAGCCACAGCCGATGGGGTGGCTTGATCCCGCGCATCGAGGACTTCGACCCGGAGTTCTTCGGCGTCTCGCACGGCGAGGCCGCTCGCATGGACCCCCGGCAGCGCCTGCTGCTGATGTCGGCGTACAACACCTTCGAGAACGCGGGGTACGCCCCGGAGACGCTGCGGGAGAGCCGCACCGGCGTCTTCGTCGCCGTCGAGGACAACGAGTACCTGGCGCATCTCCAGTCGGCTGGAGTGGAGATGGCGGACCCCTTCGGCCATTCCCCGAGCATGGTCGCCAGCCGCCTGTCGTACTTCTTCGATCTCCGAGGCCCGAGCGAGGTCATCAACACGATGTGCTCCGGCGCGGCGGTGGCTCTCCACCGCGCCGTGGTGGCGCTGCGCAACGGCGAGGTCGAGCAGGCGTTGGTCGGTGCGGCGAACCTGCTTTTGCGTCCGGAGCTCTTCGTGTCGCTGTCCCGGCTGGGACAGTTGAGTCGAGGCAAGGAGGTCTGGTCCTTTGGTGAGCGTGCCTCCGGCTATCTGCGCGCGGAAGGCGTGGCCAGCGTCCTGCTCAAGCCGCTTGACCGCGCCGAACGGGATGGCGACGCCATCTACGCCGTCATCCGGAACAGCGCGGTCGCTTTCAACGGGCGGGGCGGCACGTCCATCGCGTCTCCCAGCGCGGCCAGCCATGCGGCGCTGATCCAGGAGTGCTACCAGACGGCGGGCGTTGACGCGCGCGCCGTGGAGTACATCGAGGCGCAGGGGATGGGCACCCCCGTGGCGGACATCGCCGAGTGGGATGCCTGCAACAGGGCGCTGCGGGAACTCGCGCAGCGGCAGGGTGTCTCGTTGGAGGCGGGGCAATGTCGCATCAGCACGCTCAAGCCGATGATGGGGCACATGCACTCGGCATCTGCGCTGGGGGCGTTGTTCAAGGTCATCCGCAGCCTGGAGACCGACACGGTTCACGGAATCATCGGGTTCGATCAGCCGAATCGGTTCCTTGACCAGGATGTGCAGCCCTGCCGCCTGGCGCGTGAGAGTTCCGCGTGGCGACGGAAGGGTCAGCCTCGATTGGCTGGTGTGCATTCGTACGGGTCCGGAGGCGTCAACGCCCACCTGCTCATCGAGGAGTATCTGCCTCGGCGTGACGCGCGACCACCAGATGGCCATGGACCGCAGGTGGTGCCGCTGTCGGCGGGAGCGCCGGACCTGCTCCCCGGGATGGCCCGGAGCCTGCGACAGGCGCTGGATGCGCAGCCTTCGGGCTCGGTGCACGCCGTGGCTCGGACTCTCCAGCAGGGACGCGATGCCCTCCGATTCCGAGTGGCCTTCGTGGCTGAGTCGGTCGCGGACCTCCAGGCTCAACTCCAGGCATATGAAGAAGGCCGACGCTCCTCCACGGCCTTGGAAGGTGTCGCGGAGCCCGGGGTAGAGGACCGTCCGAATGGGGAAGGCGACACCGAACCGCGCAGCGCGGCGCAACGATGGGTGCAGGGCGGGGCGGTGCGGTGGAGCCGTTCGGGCGGAGCAGACGCGTTCGAGCGGATGCGTCTCCCCGGCTATCCCTTCGCGCTCCGGCGCTGCTGGGTTGAAGGCCGCGATACCGCGGCACCGGTCCATGCGTCCACGGGCGTCCTGTTCCAGCTGAAGCGCGTGAACGGCGATCGGCACCAGGTGCGTGTGTCGTTCGACGGTGGCGAGTTCTTGTTCCGGGACCACCAGGTCGCGACGACACCGATACTTCCAGGTGCTGCATACCTGGAGCTGGCTCGCGCGGCGGCGGTGGCGTGCGACTTCACCCATCCTTCTGAACTCACGGACGTCGTCTGGCAGCATCCGCTCCGCGAAGACGCGCGCGGGGACGTGCGCGTCGTGTTCTCCGAGGCAGGGACGGGGCAGGTCAGCTTCCAGGTCGTGTCCCAAAGCCACGGAACCGTGGGCGGGGAGACGGTCCATGTCCGTGGTCAGCTGGCGTCCTCATCCCATCCTCGCGAGGCGCCCCGACGGTTGCCCGAACTGGAGGGGCGATGCCCGGAGCGCCTGGACGGGGATGCCGCGTACCAGTGGCTGACACAGGCAGGGCTGGAGTACGGCCCTGGCTTCCGGGGCATCCAGCACTGCCGGTTCGGAGAGGGAGAGGTCGTCGCGACAGTGGTGTTGCCGGCTGGCGCCGACGCTGGGAACGACGCTGTCCTGCATCCGTCGTTGCTGGACTCCGCGCTGCAGACCTGCGTCCTGTTGCAGCTCGCGCGCCGGCGGCGTGATGAGCGCATGCCAGAGGTCGCTTCCGCGCCAGCAATCGTTCCCTTCTCACTGAGCCGCGTCACGGTCCACCGCGCGCTTCCTCGCGTGATGGTCGTCCATAGCCGGTTCGTTCCTGCCGGATCGGAGTCGGCACCCTCGTTCGACACGGTGCTGCTTACTGATGACGGCGAAGCCCTCGCGACCCTCCAGGGAGTTTGCTTCCGCCCCAGCCCCCAGGCCGCGAAAGAGGCCGGACGCATTGAGGCCGAGCAGTATGTGTGGCGTGAACGCGAAGTGGATGCCACTGCGAATGGCGCCCTGGCTCCGGTTCACCGCATCTCCCTGCGGCTCGGTCGTGACCTCGACATCCCAGGGAGCGAAACGCTTCCCGTCGAGGGCTTGAATCCGGCGGAGGTCATGCTGAGTGCCATGGACGCCGTCCTTCAGCGGCTGCGTGCGCTGGAGCACTCGGGACCCCGGGCGCCTTGCCGGGTCGAAATCTGGTGTGACCGCGGGAGTCCTGCCGCGGTCTGTGAAGGCCTCTGGAGCTTTCTCCAGTCGCTGCAGTTGGAGCACCGCAACGTTGAGGGGCAGGTGGTGCGGCTCGACGATGTCGGTGGGCGGCACTGGGTCGAGGAAGTCGTTGAGCGGGAGCGGCGGCAGGGCCGGGGCGATTCCGCCGTGACCTATCGTGGTCGGAAGCGGTTCGTCCGTGCCGCGGTTCGCGTTCCCTGGCCCGTGCCTGCTTCCCGGCAGGAGCTACTGGCCCAGGGCCGGAAGACCTACGGTGTCGTGGGTGGTGGCGCGCTGGGACTCGCGCTGGCGCACTGGTTGGTCGAGCAGTGTGATGCCGACGTCATCATCGCCAGCCGCTCTGGACGGCCGCTCAGTGCAGGCCCGCAGGCATCGTCCCGGCTGCGCTGGTGCAAGCTCGATGTGACGGACCCTCGCGACGTCGAGCAGGCGGTGGGGGAGTGGGCGCGGGAAGCACGGCTGGAAGGACTCTTCTTCACAGTGGGGCATGTCGAGCCAGGGCCCGCGCTGGCGAAGACGGACCGCGAGCTTCGCCGCACGCTGGCACCCAAGTGCCTGGGCGCGCTCAACCTGCTCGAACAGTGTCACCGTCTCCCGTGCCGGTTCGTCGCGCTGTTCTCGTCCCAGGCGAGCAGGGGGGAGTACCAGCACAGTGACTACGCCGCCGCGAATGGCTTCCTGAACGGGCTGGCGGACGGCTTCGGGGCGGAAGGGGCGCCGCGGTTCACGAATCGCCTGGGCGAGCCCCTGTCCGTGATCTCGCTGAGCTGGCCTCAGTGGCGCGATGGCGGCATGCGTCTCTCCCGCGAACTCTCGGAGTTGCTCGCCTCTTCGCAAGGCCTCATCCCCATGCCCAACCAGGTGGGGTTCACGGCACTGCGCGAGGTCGTCCGCGGTGGCATGCGCCATGTCGCCATCCAGTATCGCCTGTCGGAGCAGCCTCGGAAGGAGGCGGTTGTTCCGGCCCAGGCGGTCGATGCTGACGCTCGGGCGAAGGCGGAGCAGACGGTCAGGGACGTCGTGGGAAGCTACCTGGGCCAGCCCGCGCATGCGCTGGACATGGAGGCGGAGCTGTCGGCCCTGGGCGTGACCTCCCTGGCCATCGTGGAGTTGGGTCTGGCCCTCCATCGGCGGCACGGCATCCGGGTGCAGCCCGCGCGCTTCTTCCAGTACACGACGCCATCGCAACTCCGGGACTTCGTCGCCCAGGAATTGTCGAAGCGTGCGTCGCCTGCTCACGCTCAAGTCGCTGCGCCGGAGTCACGCACCCGTGCGGCCCCTCACGAGCGCACCGAGCCCATCGCGGTCGTGGGCATCCATGCGCGCTTCCCAGGCGCCGAGGATGTCGATGCGTTCTGGCGCAACATCGTCGAGGGCAAGCGCTGCCTCTCCGAGGTACCCGCGTCGCGGCAGGAGGCGCTCCTGGCACTGGCAGGAGACGGCTCGGATGTGACGCGGCCTCGGTGGGGAGGCTTCATCGAGGGGGTCGACGAGTTCGACCCACGATTCTTCTCCATCTCGCCGCAAGAGGCCGAGCTGATGGACCCCCAGCAGCGCCTGCTGCTGGCCTCTGTCTGGTCGGCCTTGGAGAACGGGGGCCTCATCCCGGAGCAGTTCGCCCGGACCTCCACGGGTGTCTTCGTGGCCGCCGCGCCAGGGGAGTACCCGCGCGTCGTCTCCATTCCCGTGAGCCATCCGTTGGGCACGACCGCCGTCACGGCGTCCATTGCTCCCAACCGCATCTCCCACGTCTTCAACTTCAAGGGGCCCAGCGAGTACTGCGACACCGCCTGTTCGTCGGCGCTGACGGCGGTCCACCGGGCATGCCAGGCGATTCGTTCCGGTGAGTGCGAGCAGGCCGTGGTGAGCGCCATCAACCTGCTCCTGTCGCCGACGACCTTCACCGGCTTCGAGGCCATGGAGTACCTGAGCGTCGACGGTTCATGCCGCCCCTTCCAGCCCGAGGCTCGCGGCTTCGTTCGCAGTGAAGGGGTAGGGACGCTCGTCCTCAAGCCTCTGTCGCGGGCGGTGGCTGACGGAGACATCATCTACGGCCTGGTGCGTGGCAGTGGCGTTGCGCATGGCGGCCGGGGACTTTCGCTGACGGCGGTCAACCCTCTGGGCATGAAGGACGCGATTGTCTCCGCGTACCGCGCCGCGGGCGTGAGCGCGCGGACTGTCTCCTACGTGGAGGCGCACGGCGTCGGATCGCCTCTAGCGGATGGCGCGGAAGTGGAAGCCATCAAGGCTGCGTTTCGCGAGGTGGATGAGCGTGCGCGCGACGGCGAGCCTCACGTCTGCCATTTGAGCAGCCTGAAGCCCTGCATCGGTCATGGAGAGCTGGTCTCGGGCATGGCGGCGTTGATCAAAGCGCTCATGGCACTCCGCCATGCAGTGCTCCCGGGCCTGCCGGGTTTCACGCAGTGGCACGAGGACATCTCAGTGGCGGACTCGCCCTTGAAGGTGTCGTCGGACAGCCAGCCGTGGCGGACGCCGGCAGGCGCTGAGCCGTCCCCGCGTCGCGCCGGCGTCAACAGCTTCGGGTTCGGCGGGGTGAATGCGCACGTCCTCTTGGAGTCGTTCGCTGCGGACACGCGGCTGGCGGGGGGCCGCGAGGGGCCGCGGTTGTTCGTGTTCTCGGCCCGGACAGCGGACCGATTGCAGGAGGTGGCGCGGCGGCTCTCGTCCTTCCTGGCGTCCAACAGCGACATCGTCATGGCAGACCTCGCCTACACCCTGCAGACCGGACGTCACGCCTTCAACTGCCGGTTGGCCGTGGTCGCTCGCGACCGGAACGAGTTGGCCGCCGCACTGAGCACGTACCTGGCCTCGCCGGAGCGGACGTCGTGGGCCGGTACCCCCATCCATGTGGGCGAGGTGGATGGCTCGACTCGACTGGGGAAGTTCCTGTCGGAGGCCGCGGGAGCGTCACTGGTGGAGTCACTGCTCGCTGAGCAGGGGCTGGAGCGGCTCGCTGAGTACTGGGTGCTGGGGGGCCACGTCCCGTGGGCGCGGCTGCATGAGGGAGCGGACGTCAAACGCATCCCGCTGCCGACGTATCCCTTTGCCAGGGAGCGGTATTGGCTCGCGTCTGGCTGCGCCGATTCGCAGGCGAGTGCCCATGAGGTCCCGCTGTCGCCGAAGGGCCGCGGCGTGGAGGCCATCTCGGAGGCGATTCGCGAGCAGCTCTCCTTGGCGCTGAGCGTGCCTCGGGCGCAGCTGGGCGACCACGTCAACGCGAGAGACCTGGGGGCGGACTCCATCACGATGATGCGGCTGGCGCAGGTGCTGGCACGAACCCTGGGCGTCGACGTGCGGCTCCGTGACCTGGTTGACCGGTCGACCATCGCGGCGATTGCATCCCATGTCGCGACGTTGGTGCGCGGGCGCGAGCCGAGAGTGGAAGACACGGTGCCCGTGGCGGTGCCTGAGCAGGACGCCCTGGACATGCTCAAGGAAGGGCTTCTGTCCATCGAGGACGTCGCGGCCCGGCTGGAGAACGACGCTCATGACAACGCGTGA
- a CDS encoding LLM class flavin-dependent oxidoreductase, translated as MTMSLEELLGVRPPSQRRSQVSFSFLFFSDVRKDISSAEKYRFMRDVTLFGDAKGFTAVYIPERHFSEFGSIYANSAVMASYLIAQTKRIRFRTAGISLPLHHPAEVVEWWAMNDNLSGGRVDLGFGSGWAKPDFIYAPDAYEKRRAICAERIDIVRRLWRGETVPFPGPGGVDIPITVYPRPVQKELNVWLLITQNADAFAQAGRLGFNVFTMLYGCDLDVLRDRIALYRQARKEAGHDPETGIVSLMLHTLVHRDMALVRRAVEAPFKEYIRSSLDAHLAAGLGSAGKVSLKEIGEAEKNKILEYAYERYFSTGALFGDVGDARRMVEKTIAAGVNDIACLVDFGVDYPLVMESLPYLEKLVADYC; from the coding sequence ATGACGATGTCGCTCGAAGAGCTCCTGGGCGTTCGGCCTCCCAGCCAGCGGCGCTCGCAGGTGAGCTTCAGCTTCTTGTTCTTCTCGGACGTGCGCAAGGACATCTCCAGCGCGGAGAAGTACCGCTTCATGCGCGACGTCACCTTGTTCGGGGACGCGAAGGGCTTCACCGCCGTCTACATCCCCGAGCGGCATTTCAGTGAGTTCGGCTCCATCTACGCGAACTCGGCGGTGATGGCCTCGTACCTGATTGCCCAGACGAAGCGCATCCGGTTCCGGACGGCGGGCATCAGCCTGCCGCTGCACCATCCGGCCGAGGTCGTCGAGTGGTGGGCCATGAACGACAACCTGTCCGGTGGACGCGTGGACCTGGGCTTCGGCTCCGGTTGGGCCAAGCCGGACTTCATCTATGCCCCCGACGCCTACGAGAAACGGCGGGCCATCTGCGCGGAGCGCATCGACATCGTGCGGCGGCTCTGGCGCGGGGAGACGGTGCCCTTTCCAGGGCCGGGCGGTGTGGACATCCCCATCACCGTCTATCCCCGGCCGGTGCAGAAGGAACTGAATGTCTGGTTGCTCATCACCCAGAACGCGGATGCCTTCGCGCAAGCGGGGCGGCTCGGCTTCAACGTCTTCACCATGCTGTATGGCTGTGACCTGGACGTCCTTCGTGACCGGATCGCCCTCTACCGCCAGGCTCGGAAGGAAGCGGGCCATGACCCGGAGACCGGCATCGTCTCCTTGATGCTCCACACGCTGGTCCATCGCGACATGGCGTTGGTCCGCCGGGCGGTGGAGGCGCCATTCAAGGAGTACATCCGAAGCTCCTTGGATGCCCATCTCGCCGCGGGGCTGGGCTCGGCGGGGAAGGTGAGCCTGAAGGAGATTGGCGAAGCGGAGAAGAACAAAATCCTGGAGTACGCCTATGAGCGCTACTTCTCCACCGGGGCCTTGTTCGGTGACGTCGGCGACGCGCGGCGGATGGTGGAGAAGACCATCGCCGCGGGCGTGAACGACATCGCGTGCCTCGTGGACTTCGGCGTCGACTACCCGCTGGTCATGGAGTCGCTGCCGTACCTGGAAAAACTCGTGGCGGATTACTGCTGA